TTGGATACTTTCAAAGGCAGTATTATGTATTATAGGTGATAAGCTATGTTTTATGGGGTGACCAATAAGCCCATAGATTTTTGTACTTGCATCAATATTCATATACTCACATCCTTTTAAGTATGTGCTTTTCAAATTTCCTAACAATTTTGGTTAATCCAAACTCTTCCTTTGAGATAGGCACAACCAATATAGTATAGAGTCCAGCCCTATGCCCTCCGAAAATATCTGTAAAAATCTGGTCTCCTATTACTGCTGTCTCAGAAGGTTTGGCATTGAGTATTTTAAGAGCTTTTTTAAAAGGACTCTTTCTTGGTTTAATAGCCCATGCAATACCCGGAACTCCAATTTTTTCTTTAAATCCGTTGACCCTTTTTTTGGTATTATTTGATATGAGACATACCTTAAAACCATTTTCATTTATATTTTTAAACCATTCTAATATTTTATTGTCTACGTATCTTACCTTTTGAGGTACTAAGGTATTATCAATATCAATGATTAGATATTGTATACCCATTTTTTTTAGACTGTCAAAATTAATTTCATATATATTTTTTACACGCATATCTGGTATTAATTTATGGTACAATAGATTCACCCCGTATTCATATAATAAATTAGATTAAAAATAATGTCAATAAAAAATCTTCTCTGACATTATGTCTTGAGAAGATTTTAAAATAACAAGAAGAAAAGAAAAATAACCGTTATATTGATAATTCCTTTAATAATTTACTTAAAGCTTTTTTTTCTATTCTTGACACATATGACCTTGATATACCCAGCATTTTCGCTATTTCTCTCTGGGTTTTACGTCCACCGTTTTTAAGTCCATATCTTAATTCAATTATTATTTTTTCCCTGTTTTTTAGAACACTATTTATTTTATTATAAAGTTTTTTAACCTGCATTCTGAGTTCTACCTCATCACTGATTTCATCTGCATCTGTTCCCAATATATCTATAAGGGAGATTTCATTGCCCTCTTTGTCTATGCCTATTGGGTCTTGTAAAGAAACTTCGTATTTTGTTTTTTTCTCAGAACGTAATGACATAAGGATTTCATTTTCTATACAACGTGCTGCATATGTTGCTAAATGTGTACCTTTTGACAAATCAAATGTACAAATTGCTTTAATAAGCCCTATAGTACCTATTGATATTAAATCATCAATATCTTTTCCTGTATTACCGTATTTTTTGACTACATGGGCTACAAGTCTAAGGTTTCTTTCTATTAATATATTTTTAGCATCTTCATTACCATTTTTGTATGCTTCAAGGTATATTTTTTCCTCATCTGGTGTTAATGGTTGAGGAAATGAATTGGCATTTGTTAAATAACCAAAATTTAAAATTTCTTTTACGATAGATGCTGCAAGTGCAATAATTGCCGCCCACATTATTGCCACCTCCATTTTTAATGCCACATATAAATTATATGTTTA
This is a stretch of genomic DNA from Aceticella autotrophica. It encodes these proteins:
- a CDS encoding YqeG family HAD IIIA-type phosphatase, giving the protein MYHKLIPDMRVKNIYEINFDSLKKMGIQYLIIDIDNTLVPQKVRYVDNKILEWFKNINENGFKVCLISNNTKKRVNGFKEKIGVPGIAWAIKPRKSPFKKALKILNAKPSETAVIGDQIFTDIFGGHRAGLYTILVVPISKEEFGLTKIVRKFEKHILKRM
- the sigK gene encoding RNA polymerase sporulation sigma factor SigK — protein: MWAAIIALAASIVKEILNFGYLTNANSFPQPLTPDEEKIYLEAYKNGNEDAKNILIERNLRLVAHVVKKYGNTGKDIDDLISIGTIGLIKAICTFDLSKGTHLATYAARCIENEILMSLRSEKKTKYEVSLQDPIGIDKEGNEISLIDILGTDADEISDEVELRMQVKKLYNKINSVLKNREKIIIELRYGLKNGGRKTQREIAKMLGISRSYVSRIEKKALSKLLKELSI